TGCGGCATGTCATCCGGGAGCATGCCGTGGTAGAGCTCTTCGATCCCGAAGGAGACCAGAAGCTCGCGCGCCGATTCGGCGCGGCCCCGGCGGCGGCGTGCCTCCTTCCACGGGAGCAGAGTGCTCTCGAGCAGCGAGGACGACGAGGATCCGTCGCTCTGGAACGCCGACATGGCGTTCTCGAGCACGGTCAGCTCTCCGAAGAACGAGTTGTTCTGGAAGGTGCGGCGAAGACCGCGTCGAGACAGCTCCTGGGTGGATGCCCGGTCCATCGGCCGCCCGTGAAGCAGCACTGAGCCGGTGCGCTTCACGGACGCCGTGATGCCCGCGAAACTGCTGCTCTTGCCCGCACCGTTGGGTCCGATGATGCCGAGGATCTCTCCCGCGCGCACCTCGAAGGTGAGGTCCTGCAGCGCGGTGAACGCGCCGTACTTGACGGTCAGTCCTTCAACGCTGAGGGCGGCCGGCGCCTCGGCATCCTGTCCGAGTGCGCCGCTCTCCGCCAGGGATGTGCCGGACGCCATCGCCTTACTCCTCCCAGATCTTCTCGGGAATCTCGATCTGGTCGAGAACCGTGATCTCCTGCGCGGAGACCTTGAACGCGTACATCGGGAAGATCTGCTGCCCCTTCTCGGTGAAGCTCACATCGCCGAGGATCGTGTTCTTGAAGGAACCGCCGTGGATCTCGTCGGCGACCTTCTGACGCTCTGCGGAGCCGGCGGCGGTGACCGCCTGTGCCCAGACCTCCACCGACTGGGCCCCGAGTGCCGCGAACTTGTCGGGGGTCGCGCTGTTGTCCGCTTCGAAGCGCTTCATGAAGGTGACGTTGCGCTCGTAGGATGCCCAAGGCTCGGCGTCCGGGAAGTACAGATCCGCCGAGATGGTGTCGACGGCATCCGCTCCCGCGGTCTCGACGACGGTGTGAGACACGGTTCCGGTTCCGGCGAAGTACGGGAAGCCGATGTTCGAGGCGCCCAGTTGCTGCATCAGCGCGGGCTGGCCGGAGGACTCCGCTGCATTGGCGCTGTACACGGCGTCGGGCTTGGCCGCGAGCACGTTCGAGATCGCGACGCGGAAGTCGGTGTCGGTGTACTCGAACTTCTCTTCCGCGACGACCTCGACATCGCTGGGCAGGTTCTTCTTGACGAAAGCGCCGGCGTCGAGGCCGTAGGCATCGTTCTGCAGCAGCATCGCCACGCGCTTGGCTCCGACTGTGTCGGACAGGTACTTGGCCGCGGTGTAGCCGCCGATCGCGTTGCCCGCGTTCATGCGCACCGCCGTCTCGTCGGCGCCGCCCAAGATGCTCGCGTTCTGCGGGATGCTGGTGATGTTCAGCACGTCGGCGCGTACCGTGATGGGCTGGATCGCGAGCGTGACGGGGCTGTTCCAGCCGCCCATGATCACGTCGACGCCTTCGTCGATCAGCTCGGTGGCCATCGAGACGCCGGTCGCCGGGGTGCTCTGGTCGTCGCGGGAGATGACCTCGATCTTGCGACCGTCCACGCCTCCCTCGTCATTGATGATGTCGACCTGCGCCTGGACGCCTTCCAGAACGTTCTTGCCGTTCGGTCCGGCCGCGCCGCTCAACGGCACGAGCACACCGATCTTGAGCGGCTCGCCGTCGCCGGCACCCGGGCTTTCCGTCGATGCGCTGCAACCTGCGAGAACCATCGTGGACGCGAGAGCGATTATCCCTACTCCGCGGTAAACGTTCGCCAACTTCATTGTCGTCTCCTGATGCTAGGGGGCAACCTACTACGGCGTAGGTTGTCGATAGATGCAACCATCGCAGGTGGACACGCGTTCGTCAACCCTGGGTTGAATCACCCCTGACCCAGCCCGCACGGAATGATCGAAAGCCGGTCGGCTACGCTGGCCAGGTGAATCCCGAACTGGCCCACGCCGAGTCATTGATCCGCTCGATCCCGGACTATCCGTCACCGGGAATCCTGTTCCGGGACATCACCCCGCTGCTGGCGGATGCTGCCGCGCTGAACGCCACCACCCGTGCGCTCATCGAGCCGTTCGCGGGCACCTTCGACGTCGTCGCCGGAGTCGAAGCCCGCGGCTTCATCCTCGCCGGCGCGGCAGCCATCACGGCGAACACGGGCTTCGTGCCGATCCGCAAGGCCGGCAAGCTGCCGCAGCCCGCGGCATCCGTCGACTACGCACTCGAGTACGGCACCGCGACCATCGAGATGCACGATGACCTGCCCGAGGGCACCCGCATCCTTCTGATCGACGACGTGCTCGCCACCGGCGGCACGCTCGCCGCGGGACGCAGGATCATCGAGCAGCTCGGCTACACGG
Above is a genomic segment from Microbacterium sp. W4I4 containing:
- a CDS encoding ABC transporter ATP-binding protein, with product MASGTSLAESGALGQDAEAPAALSVEGLTVKYGAFTALQDLTFEVRAGEILGIIGPNGAGKSSSFAGITASVKRTGSVLLHGRPMDRASTQELSRRGLRRTFQNNSFFGELTVLENAMSAFQSDGSSSSSLLESTLLPWKEARRRRGRAESARELLVSFGIEELYHGMLPDDMPHGLQRMLSIVVAYGAGVDVLLVDEPGAGIGGDDMRALARLLRRLRDEGIAVVLIEHHMDLVTEVCDRVLVIDRGNTIAYGVPSAVQRDPAVLEAYLGKTA
- a CDS encoding adenine phosphoribosyltransferase: MNPELAHAESLIRSIPDYPSPGILFRDITPLLADAAALNATTRALIEPFAGTFDVVAGVEARGFILAGAAAITANTGFVPIRKAGKLPQPAASVDYALEYGTATIEMHDDLPEGTRILLIDDVLATGGTLAAGRRIIEQLGYTVAGVSVLFEIAGLGGRELIGDVHTVFRSA
- a CDS encoding ABC transporter substrate-binding protein; translated protein: MVLAGCSASTESPGAGDGEPLKIGVLVPLSGAAGPNGKNVLEGVQAQVDIINDEGGVDGRKIEVISRDDQSTPATGVSMATELIDEGVDVIMGGWNSPVTLAIQPITVRADVLNITSIPQNASILGGADETAVRMNAGNAIGGYTAAKYLSDTVGAKRVAMLLQNDAYGLDAGAFVKKNLPSDVEVVAEEKFEYTDTDFRVAISNVLAAKPDAVYSANAAESSGQPALMQQLGASNIGFPYFAGTGTVSHTVVETAGADAVDTISADLYFPDAEPWASYERNVTFMKRFEADNSATPDKFAALGAQSVEVWAQAVTAAGSAERQKVADEIHGGSFKNTILGDVSFTEKGQQIFPMYAFKVSAQEITVLDQIEIPEKIWEE